DNA sequence from the Cellulophaga sp. HaHaR_3_176 genome:
ATGCTTGCTGAAATAATTACTATTGGCGATGAAATTCTTATAGGCCAAATTGTAGATACAAACTCCGTTTTTATAGCTAAAGAGCTAAATAAAATAGGGGTTTCTGTTTATCAGATAACTTCTATACAAGATGATAAAGCTCATATACTTAAAGCTTTATCAGATGCAGAGTCCAGAGTAGATGTTATTATATTAACTGGTGGCTTAGGTCCGACAAAAGATGATATAACAAAACATACACTTTGTAAATACTTTAATGATGAGCTTGTTCAGAATAAAGATGTTTTAAAGCATGTTGAAGATATTTTCAAAAAGCACTTATTAAAACCGATATCTCAGGTTAATATCAATCAGTCATTAGTGCCTTCAAAAGCAAAGGTTCTGCATAATGAAAATGGTACTGCTCCAGGAATGTGGATAAAATCAAACGGAAAAGTGTTTGTGTCATTGCCAGGGGTGCCGTTTGAGATGAAAGCTTTGATTACAGATAAAGTAGTTCCTAAAATTATAAAAGAATTTGATAGGCCTTTTATACTTCATAAAACAATTGTGACTTATGGAATAGGGGAGAGTGCTTTAGCTGAACGTATTGAAGATTGGGAAGAGAACCTTCCTGAATCTCTTAAATTGGCGTATTTACCCAGTTTAGGTAGTGTTCGTTTGCGGTTGAGTACAATAGGGAAATCTAGAGAAATTGTTGAAAGTGTAATTTCTGAAGAATCTAAAAAACTCTATGCAATTATAAAAGATGTAATTGTAGGCGAGGAAGACGATGAGTCTATTGAAGAAGTGGTGGCAAAGCTTTTAACTCAGAAAGGAAAAACATTGTCTACTGCTGAAAGTTTTACAGGAGGAATGATTGCAGAACGTATAACAGGAATACCAGGAGCAT
Encoded proteins:
- a CDS encoding competence/damage-inducible protein A — encoded protein: MLAEIITIGDEILIGQIVDTNSVFIAKELNKIGVSVYQITSIQDDKAHILKALSDAESRVDVIILTGGLGPTKDDITKHTLCKYFNDELVQNKDVLKHVEDIFKKHLLKPISQVNINQSLVPSKAKVLHNENGTAPGMWIKSNGKVFVSLPGVPFEMKALITDKVVPKIIKEFDRPFILHKTIVTYGIGESALAERIEDWEENLPESLKLAYLPSLGSVRLRLSTIGKSREIVESVISEESKKLYAIIKDVIVGEEDDESIEEVVAKLLTQKGKTLSTAESFTGGMIAERITGIPGASLYFKGSVVSYATETKINVLKVPEEVVDAYSVVSAQVAEAMAVNVRKLLKTDFSIATTGNAGPSKGDSNKEVGTVFIAIATPKNVISVKYMMGVHRKRVVQKSVNKAFEMLRKEILNF